The genomic window GCCCTTGCGGGTCTCGAAGGAGCACTTCTCCTTGAAACAGCGCTCACCCTTGAGGTAGAGCTTCATGCCCTCGCGTCGGCAGAGGCGGCAAACGGCGTCTTGATATCGAGCCATGGTTCTCCTCCTCTCTTAAACCCGGCGCCGCTTGGGAGGGCGGCAGCCATTGTGGGGGATGGGGGTGACGTCGCGGATGCTGGTCACGGAAATGCCGGCGGCGTTCAGGGCGCGGATGGCGCTTTCGCGGCCAGCCCCGGGTCCCTTCACGCGGACATCCACACTGCGGATGCCCTGTTCCTTGGCGGCCTCGGCGGCGACGCCCGCCGCGATCTGCGCGGCGAAGGGCGTGCCCTTCCGGGTGCCCCGGAAGTTCTGGTTGCCGGAGGACGCCCAGCTGAGCATGTTCCCCATGGGGTCAGAGATGGAAATGATGGTGTTGTTGAACGAGGCCTGGATGTGCGCCACGCCGTGGGGGACGTTCTTCTTTTCTTTTTTCTTGACCACCTTCTTGCCGGCGGTCTTTGACTGAGTCTTTGCCATATCAGTTCCTCAACCTTTACTTCTTCTTGCCGGCCACGGTCTTGCGCTTGCCCTTGCGGGTCCGCGCGTTGGTGTGAGTGCGCTGTCCACGGACGGGGAGGCCCTTCCGGTGGCGAAGGCCCCGGTAGCAGCCGATGTCCATGAGGCGCTTGATGTCCATGCCAATGTTCTTGCGCAGATCGCCTTCCACGGTCTCTTCGGCCGTGATGACGCGACGGATGCGCCCGACCTCGTCCTCGGTGAGATCCCGCACCTTGGTGCTGAAGTCCACCTTGGCCCGGGTCAGAATGCTCTGAGCCTTGGGGCGACCGATGCCATAGATGTACGTAAGCGCGATCTCGATGCGCTTGGCAATTGGCAGATCGATGCCTGCGATGCGTGCCATGTTGACTCCTTAGCCTTGGCGCTGCTTGTGCTTGGGATTCTTCTTGCAGATGATCCGATTGATGCCTTCGCGGCGGACCACCTTGCAGTGCTCGCACAGCTTCTTGATAGAGGGCCTGACTTTCATGGGTTTCCCCCAGGGATTAATGTGTGAGGTTACTTGAATCGGTAGATGATCCGGCCACGGCTGAGATCGTAAGGGGTGACTTCAACCAGGACCCTGTCGCCAGGGAGGATGCGGATGAAGTTCTTCCGCATCTTGCCGCTGATGTGAGCCAGGACCTGGTGCTTGTTTTCCAACTCGACCCGGAACACGGCATTGGGCAAGGACTCCACCACTGTGGCTTCGAGCTCAATGGCTTCTTCTTTGCTCAAGCTTGCTCCTGGAAAAGTTCAAGGATGGTGGCGTGGATCGCATCGGGCGCGAGGTTGCCGTCGACGGTGCGATAGTTCGGCCTCTCCTTGTAGAAGGCCTGGAGAGGCTGGAAGGTCTTGTTGAATTCAACCATCCGGCTTCTGAAGGCCTCGGAGCAGTCGTCGGCGCGGTGCTTCAGCGGACTGTGGCACAGATCGCAGACGTTCTCCTGGTGGGGCCGCTTTGTGACGAGGTGGTAGATGGCGCCGCAATCGTTGTTGCTGCACACCATGCGATCCACCACACGGGCTTCCAAGACACTCTCGGGGACGAAGATGTCGATCACGAATCCGAGGCCGATTCCCTGGGAGGAGAGGAAAGTCTCCAAGGATTCAGCCTGTTGCAGGGTCCGGGGATATCCATCAAACAACACATCTCCGCTCTCGTTCTGCAGCCGCGCGAAAACAAGACCGTTAACCGTGTCGTCATCCACAAGCTTGCCACTGGCCATG from Geothrix sp. 21YS21S-2 includes these protein-coding regions:
- the rpsK gene encoding 30S ribosomal protein S11: MAKTQSKTAGKKVVKKKEKKNVPHGVAHIQASFNNTIISISDPMGNMLSWASSGNQNFRGTRKGTPFAAQIAAGVAAEAAKEQGIRSVDVRVKGPGAGRESAIRALNAAGISVTSIRDVTPIPHNGCRPPKRRRV
- the rpsM gene encoding 30S ribosomal protein S13, producing MARIAGIDLPIAKRIEIALTYIYGIGRPKAQSILTRAKVDFSTKVRDLTEDEVGRIRRVITAEETVEGDLRKNIGMDIKRLMDIGCYRGLRHRKGLPVRGQRTHTNARTRKGKRKTVAGKKK
- the rpmJ gene encoding 50S ribosomal protein L36; its protein translation is MKVRPSIKKLCEHCKVVRREGINRIICKKNPKHKQRQG
- the infA gene encoding translation initiation factor IF-1; its protein translation is MSKEEAIELEATVVESLPNAVFRVELENKHQVLAHISGKMRKNFIRILPGDRVLVEVTPYDLSRGRIIYRFK
- a CDS encoding adenylate kinase — its product is MKIHILLGAPGSGKGTQAKRLVQKRSLIHLSTGDILRDAVSKGTEIGLRAKALMASGKLVDDDTVNGLVFARLQNESGDVLFDGYPRTLQQAESLETFLSSQGIGLGFVIDIFVPESVLEARVVDRMVCSNNDCGAIYHLVTKRPHQENVCDLCHSPLKHRADDCSEAFRSRMVEFNKTFQPLQAFYKERPNYRTVDGNLAPDAIHATILELFQEQA